The following are from one region of the Nitrospirota bacterium genome:
- a CDS encoding YihY/virulence factor BrkB family protein, with translation MAKQQNIYMLLSRFFSFLVSVARDFKRNQGLLLAGAIAYYTLLSIVPLSILALIVLSRFIEKGLLFHTLSTYIEMMIPGYAATLTEQVLVFLEHGKSVGSFVLLAMLFFSSIAFTVLESAMSVIFFHRVRTQRRHYLLSAIIPYIYIFVFGLGILLVSFIAGAIETHSGRQLVIFGWGLSLEGPSFFALYLMGILGEVLLVTSFYLIMPAVRITFRHALMGGTIATVLWELTRRVLVWYYSVLSTVTVIYGSFATSVVALLSLEAIAVIILLGAQIIAELERRKT, from the coding sequence ATGGCGAAACAACAAAATATATATATGCTCCTCAGCCGGTTCTTCAGCTTCCTGGTCAGCGTAGCGCGTGATTTCAAACGTAATCAGGGGCTCCTGCTGGCCGGCGCCATAGCCTATTATACCCTGCTGTCAATTGTGCCCCTGTCGATCCTCGCCCTCATAGTACTGTCACGTTTTATCGAAAAGGGCCTGCTATTTCACACCTTGTCGACATATATAGAAATGATGATACCAGGCTATGCGGCAACCTTGACCGAACAAGTACTGGTATTTCTTGAGCACGGCAAATCGGTCGGGAGTTTTGTACTTCTGGCCATGCTCTTTTTCAGTTCCATAGCCTTTACCGTGCTCGAAAGCGCCATGTCCGTGATCTTTTTTCATCGTGTCAGAACGCAACGCCGTCACTATCTCCTGTCCGCCATTATTCCTTACATATATATCTTTGTATTCGGCCTGGGCATCCTGCTGGTATCGTTTATAGCGGGCGCCATAGAGACCCACAGCGGCAGGCAGTTAGTCATATTTGGATGGGGTCTCAGCCTTGAGGGCCCATCCTTCTTTGCGCTGTATTTAATGGGGATACTCGGCGAGGTGTTGCTGGTGACTTCCTTCTACCTGATCATGCCCGCGGTGCGCATTACGTTCCGGCACGCTCTGATGGGAGGGACGATCGCGACGGTTTTATGGGAGCTCACCCGCCGTGTGCTGGTCTGGTATTACTCGGTCCTCTCTACGGTAACGGTAATCTACGGTTCTTTTGCCACGTCAGTGGTGGCCCTGCTCAGTTTAGAGGCGATTGCCGTCATTATTTTGCTGGGGGCCCAGATCATTGCGGAACTTGAGCGCAGAAAAACTTAG
- a CDS encoding PAS domain-containing protein — MSKKRPPAGPPTKKVKKSLPLKKDPIAGKGGKSAGPAKASSKLLTSPAIKSQPAERDRSKGKTFLIVGIGASAGGLEAFTKLLENVPRHTGMAFVLVQHLAPAKDSILTELLSKATSMPVHEVQDGMTVEPDHVYVIPPNAFMTVFHGVLRLSPRAESPVHHMPIDSFFRSLAEDQGQSAVGIILSGTGSDGSLGIRAIKAGGGIVLVQDESAKYNGMPKSAVATGTVDYVLPPEKMAAELARISRHPFLALHTAMKTGPLLQAGEDDLSKIFMRIRTATGVDFAYYKQATILRRINRRMLLHKIDALEQYVRYLQENPTEVGVLYQDILINVTSFFREPETFTALKKVVFPRFLENKTSDTPLRIWVPGCSTGEEAYSLAICFSEFSEERGIFHPIQFFASDIDEAAIEKARQGFYPDNIVQDVSPEQIRRFFVKTEQGYQISKSIREQCVFARQNLIKDPPFSKMDLISCRNLMIYFGPVLQKKALPIMHYALNPSGYLMLGRSESIGEFADLFSLVDKNSRIYSKKTSSTILHLDQERSHFIDMTELRKKVDEHAAGGTDIQKEADSIILNRYSPAGMVMNEDMDILQFRGNISPYLKPQPGKASLNLMKMAGESLAMELRVLIRQAAKKDIAVRKEGIKVRHNNTFNTINIEVIAFKTRDSQERLFLVIFEDSAAPTERDSKKPGKAPAKTKGRSQEDQVAPLTRELVATQQHLKSIVAEHEASTEELKALNEEVQSSNEELQSINEELETSKEELQSTNEELSTVNDELQNRNEEITQSNDDLVNVLSGVDIPILMIGNKLQIRRFNASAGKALNLIASDIGRPISDIRPNINVPDLDRLILEVIDSLTIKTQDVQDTKDRWYSMTIRPYKTNDNRIDGAIVTFEDINDLKQGMLRIKEARDYAEAIVETVREPLVVLSKDLRVVTANGAYYKNFAMTRELTENKYFPELQDGIWNTPELRMQLEAVLRDNDVFSDLEVDYEAPVVGHRSMLLNARKVAREGSELVLLAIEDITARRMAEVERDKVLLDHMEALANVKKLAGMLPICSSCKKIRNDEGYWEQIEAYIREHSEAEFTHGICPECAMKLYPEYVKKNKGK; from the coding sequence ATGTCTAAAAAGCGACCACCGGCAGGGCCTCCAACGAAGAAAGTCAAAAAATCGCTACCTCTTAAAAAGGACCCGATCGCCGGCAAAGGCGGGAAGAGCGCCGGGCCGGCAAAAGCCTCTTCAAAGCTCTTGACCAGCCCGGCGATAAAGAGTCAGCCTGCTGAACGAGACCGATCGAAAGGGAAAACGTTTCTTATTGTCGGGATCGGCGCCTCCGCGGGAGGGCTGGAAGCGTTCACGAAGCTGCTGGAGAATGTTCCGCGTCATACGGGCATGGCGTTCGTGCTTGTTCAACATCTTGCCCCCGCCAAAGACAGCATTTTGACCGAGCTTCTTTCAAAAGCGACCTCCATGCCGGTGCATGAGGTGCAGGACGGTATGACCGTGGAACCTGACCATGTTTACGTTATCCCGCCCAATGCGTTCATGACTGTTTTCCACGGCGTGCTCCGTCTCTCGCCGCGCGCCGAATCCCCTGTTCACCACATGCCTATTGATTCATTTTTTCGGTCTCTTGCCGAGGACCAGGGGCAGAGTGCCGTCGGTATCATCCTTTCGGGGACCGGCTCCGACGGTTCTCTGGGAATCCGGGCGATAAAGGCCGGGGGCGGGATTGTCCTGGTCCAGGACGAATCGGCAAAATACAACGGTATGCCCAAAAGCGCCGTTGCGACCGGCACTGTGGATTACGTCCTGCCCCCTGAAAAGATGGCCGCTGAGCTGGCGCGGATCAGCCGCCATCCCTTCCTGGCCCTTCACACAGCCATGAAGACCGGCCCGCTGCTTCAGGCAGGAGAGGATGATCTGAGCAAAATATTCATGCGGATCAGGACGGCCACGGGCGTTGATTTTGCGTATTACAAACAGGCAACGATACTGCGCAGGATCAATCGGCGCATGCTCCTGCACAAGATAGATGCACTGGAACAATACGTTCGTTATCTGCAGGAGAACCCCACGGAAGTCGGGGTCCTGTACCAGGACATCCTCATCAATGTCACTTCCTTTTTCCGGGAACCGGAGACGTTCACTGCGCTGAAGAAAGTCGTGTTCCCGCGCTTTCTTGAGAACAAAACCTCCGATACACCCCTGCGAATATGGGTCCCGGGATGCTCGACTGGAGAGGAGGCGTACTCTCTCGCAATATGTTTCTCGGAATTCAGCGAAGAGCGGGGCATATTCCATCCAATCCAGTTCTTCGCATCCGACATTGACGAGGCGGCGATCGAAAAGGCCCGCCAGGGTTTTTACCCGGACAACATCGTGCAGGATGTTTCTCCGGAACAAATCCGGCGTTTTTTTGTAAAAACGGAACAGGGATACCAGATCAGCAAGTCGATCAGGGAGCAATGCGTATTCGCCAGACAGAACCTTATCAAGGACCCGCCGTTCTCAAAGATGGACCTGATCAGCTGCAGGAACCTGATGATCTACTTCGGCCCGGTGTTGCAGAAAAAGGCGCTCCCGATCATGCACTATGCACTCAACCCTTCGGGGTATCTCATGCTCGGGAGGTCCGAGTCCATCGGCGAGTTTGCGGACCTTTTTTCCCTGGTCGACAAAAACAGCAGGATCTATTCCAAAAAGACATCATCGACAATATTGCACTTAGACCAGGAACGGAGTCATTTTATAGATATGACCGAATTGAGGAAAAAGGTGGACGAGCATGCCGCAGGCGGGACCGACATCCAGAAGGAAGCCGACAGCATCATCCTGAACAGATACAGTCCCGCGGGAATGGTCATGAATGAGGACATGGATATTCTTCAATTCCGCGGGAACATCAGCCCCTATCTGAAACCCCAGCCCGGCAAAGCAAGCCTCAATCTCATGAAGATGGCGGGTGAAAGCCTCGCCATGGAACTGCGGGTGCTTATCCGCCAGGCCGCAAAAAAAGATATTGCCGTCAGGAAAGAAGGAATTAAGGTCAGGCATAACAACACCTTCAACACGATAAACATCGAAGTGATCGCGTTCAAGACCCGTGATTCCCAGGAGCGCCTTTTTCTGGTCATTTTTGAGGACAGTGCCGCGCCGACGGAGAGAGACTCGAAAAAGCCGGGGAAAGCCCCGGCAAAGACAAAAGGCCGGTCTCAGGAGGACCAGGTTGCCCCGCTGACGCGCGAGCTCGTCGCCACGCAGCAGCATCTGAAGTCGATCGTTGCGGAACATGAGGCGTCCACCGAGGAACTCAAGGCGCTCAATGAAGAAGTGCAGTCCAGCAACGAAGAACTGCAGAGCATCAACGAGGAGCTCGAAACGTCCAAGGAAGAGCTTCAGTCCACCAACGAAGAACTGAGCACCGTGAACGACGAGCTCCAGAACCGCAACGAAGAAATAACGCAGAGCAACGACGACCTCGTAAATGTCCTGAGCGGCGTCGATATCCCGATCCTGATGATCGGGAATAAACTGCAGATCAGGCGCTTTAATGCATCCGCGGGAAAGGCGCTGAATCTCATCGCCAGCGATATCGGGCGCCCTATTTCCGACATCAGGCCCAATATCAACGTGCCGGACCTTGATCGGCTGATCCTTGAGGTGATCGATTCGCTGACGATCAAGACACAAGATGTCCAGGACACGAAGGACCGCTGGTACTCCATGACGATACGGCCGTACAAGACCAATGACAACAGGATCGACGGCGCCATCGTGACCTTCGAAGACATCAACGACCTGAAGCAGGGAATGCTGCGCATCAAGGAAGCCCGCGATTATGCCGAAGCGATCGTCGAGACCGTACGTGAACCCCTTGTCGTACTGAGCAAAGACCTGCGCGTGGTCACCGCGAACGGGGCGTACTATAAGAACTTCGCCATGACACGCGAATTAACAGAGAACAAATACTTCCCCGAGCTGCAGGACGGAATCTGGAATACGCCGGAACTCCGGATGCAGCTTGAGGCTGTCCTCCGGGACAACGACGTGTTCAGCGACTTGGAGGTGGATTACGAGGCGCCCGTCGTCGGCCACAGGAGCATGCTCCTGAATGCGCGAAAGGTCGCCCGGGAAGGGTCCGAATTGGTCCTCCTTGCCATCGAAGACATTACCGCACGGCGAATGGCGGAAGTGGAGCGGGACAAGGTCCTTCTTGATCATATGGAAGCGCTTGCCAACGTCAAGAAACTGGCCGGAATGCTGCCGATCTGCTCTTCGTGCAAGAAAATACGCAATGACGAAGGTTATTGGGAGCAGATCGAGGCTTATATCAGAGAACATTCCGAGGCGGAATTCACCCACGGCATATGCCCGGAATGCGCGATGAAATTATATCCGGAATACGTTAAGAAGAATAAAGGAAAATGA
- a CDS encoding AsmA family protein, which produces MTLKRNKIIFITTGVLVLVVVAGIIAILLNIQAFKPQIEAAASDAMGMEVRIKGRLGIALFPGIGISLRDISVRNKGTDVVTVEKMKIGLKFIALTRREVRINRVRLIKPVLSLVRYKNGTFNFEKSGRAPSGRPLAVEKISIAEGKLIYTDESSGGKIKADNFEGAIQNLFYRGKAVGGPFKNISFDGDLRCKTLTINKLTLTNLVMRTTGENGIFEVNPVSMNLIGGKGKGSVHVDVTKSSPHYRLIAALNRFRIEEVIQAFSTGEAPRKSMEGTVNFSADLKAAGKNMDEVKRSLNGGLSLNGEDLTLIGVDIDVLIPKYKRSQNFNLVDVGAYFLVGPFGPVLTKSYNFGSLYEESRGGQGSIKKLVSIWKVNNGIVVATDVALASKKYRIAMKGGLNFNDNQFVDVTVAAIDKRGCAVYSQKVRGPFRKPQIEKVNVFRSLTGSVSNALEDASQFIQGKKCEVFYSGSVAHPE; this is translated from the coding sequence ATGACGCTCAAGAGAAATAAAATTATCTTCATAACAACGGGCGTGCTCGTTCTTGTCGTCGTTGCCGGCATTATCGCGATCCTGCTCAATATCCAGGCCTTTAAACCGCAGATCGAGGCAGCCGCGTCGGATGCAATGGGAATGGAGGTGCGGATCAAGGGCAGGCTGGGCATCGCGCTCTTTCCGGGCATCGGCATATCGCTGAGGGACATCAGTGTGCGGAACAAGGGAACGGATGTCGTTACGGTTGAGAAGATGAAGATCGGGCTGAAGTTCATTGCGCTTACGAGGCGCGAAGTCCGGATAAACCGGGTCAGGCTTATCAAGCCGGTCCTCTCCCTGGTCCGGTACAAAAACGGGACGTTCAATTTTGAAAAGTCCGGCCGCGCGCCGTCGGGTAGGCCCCTTGCCGTGGAAAAGATATCCATTGCCGAGGGGAAGCTTATTTATACCGATGAAAGCTCCGGCGGGAAGATCAAGGCGGACAACTTCGAGGGGGCCATACAAAACCTTTTTTACCGGGGGAAGGCCGTCGGCGGACCATTCAAGAACATCTCATTCGACGGGGACCTCAGGTGCAAGACGCTCACGATCAACAAGCTCACCCTGACAAACCTCGTGATGAGGACAACAGGGGAAAACGGAATATTCGAGGTAAACCCGGTCAGCATGAATCTAATCGGCGGGAAGGGGAAGGGGAGCGTTCATGTGGATGTGACAAAGTCGTCGCCTCATTACCGGCTCATCGCTGCTCTTAACCGGTTCAGGATCGAGGAGGTAATTCAGGCATTCTCGACCGGGGAAGCCCCCCGGAAAAGCATGGAAGGGACGGTCAACTTTTCCGCGGACCTGAAGGCTGCGGGAAAAAATATGGATGAGGTGAAGCGATCCCTGAACGGCGGCCTTTCCTTGAACGGGGAGGACCTTACGCTCATCGGCGTCGATATCGATGTCCTCATCCCCAAGTACAAACGAAGCCAGAACTTCAACCTCGTGGATGTCGGGGCGTACTTTCTCGTGGGCCCCTTTGGGCCGGTGCTTACCAAGAGCTACAATTTTGGAAGCCTGTACGAAGAGTCGCGGGGCGGACAAGGGAGCATCAAAAAGCTCGTATCGATCTGGAAAGTAAATAACGGCATTGTCGTGGCGACGGACGTGGCCCTTGCCTCAAAAAAATACCGGATCGCCATGAAGGGCGGATTGAACTTCAACGACAACCAATTTGTCGACGTGACCGTGGCGGCCATCGATAAACGGGGGTGCGCTGTTTACAGCCAGAAGGTGCGCGGGCCGTTCCGTAAACCGCAGATCGAGAAGGTAAACGTCTTTAGGTCACTTACGGGATCCGTGTCGAACGCGCTGGAGGATGCGAGCCAATTCATTCAGGGTAAAAAGTGCGAGGTGTTTTACTCAGGTTCGGTTGCTCATCCGGAGTAA
- a CDS encoding DUF302 domain-containing protein: MSYYFSKTLNLSFDKAIAGVTEELKKEGFGILTDIDVKATLKKKLDVEFRNYRILGACNPPFAYKALQAEDKIGTMLPCNVIVQEISDGKVEVTAINPLASMQAVENPALKAIAAEISSKLKKVIDRA, from the coding sequence ATGAGCTATTATTTCAGTAAGACATTGAATCTGTCCTTTGATAAAGCGATCGCCGGAGTGACGGAAGAACTGAAAAAGGAAGGTTTCGGCATCCTGACCGACATAGACGTGAAGGCAACGTTGAAGAAGAAACTCGATGTTGAATTCAGAAACTACCGGATTCTCGGCGCTTGCAATCCGCCTTTTGCATACAAGGCGTTGCAGGCAGAGGATAAGATCGGCACCATGCTTCCCTGCAACGTGATTGTGCAGGAGATTTCAGATGGGAAGGTCGAGGTCACGGCCATCAACCCTCTGGCTTCCATGCAGGCCGTGGAAAATCCCGCGTTAAAGGCGATTGCCGCCGAAATCAGCAGTAAGCTGAAAAAAGTTATCGATAGAGCATAG
- a CDS encoding transporter codes for MKQGVNNSFIMGAANTSFQKMEWNMSPGLRYFLYLAVHVLLIVLLSAFAVPSAASADTGRGYLDLGGGYKTGDFGTPTTSSLYYLSSTIGYVAPRYDVSVTVPYLSLTNKASGQSLSESGIGDVILRGGAVFIPEGSIGFSLNGTMALKLPTADDTKGLGTGETDYGAFLGMHQRIENFKLSLTGGYIKIGDPAAINYNDIYLYGVGISRIFGRTNIAASFEGRRAMVPGAENPQEVSVGFFHVLSVDYAIRGSAFKGLNNGGPDFGMDFGIVRWF; via the coding sequence ATGAAGCAAGGCGTGAATAACAGCTTTATTATGGGCGCAGCAAATACGAGCTTTCAAAAAATGGAATGGAATATGAGCCCCGGTCTCCGCTACTTTCTCTACTTGGCTGTTCACGTCCTGCTTATAGTTTTGTTAAGCGCATTTGCGGTCCCGTCGGCTGCTTCGGCTGATACGGGCCGCGGTTATCTCGACCTTGGCGGCGGTTACAAAACGGGCGATTTCGGCACCCCGACGACATCCAGTTTGTATTATCTCTCCTCGACCATCGGGTATGTCGCGCCGAGATACGATGTCAGCGTTACCGTGCCGTATCTGTCGCTCACGAACAAGGCCAGCGGACAAAGCCTGAGCGAGAGCGGCATAGGGGACGTCATTCTGCGCGGCGGAGCGGTGTTCATTCCTGAAGGTTCCATTGGTTTCTCTCTCAATGGGACGATGGCTCTTAAACTGCCGACTGCCGACGATACCAAGGGTCTGGGTACTGGAGAAACCGATTACGGCGCTTTCCTCGGTATGCATCAACGGATAGAGAACTTCAAGCTTTCGCTCACGGGCGGGTACATAAAAATCGGAGACCCCGCTGCTATCAACTACAATGACATCTATCTTTATGGGGTCGGAATATCGAGAATCTTCGGCAGAACGAACATCGCAGCCTCCTTTGAGGGTCGAAGGGCAATGGTCCCCGGAGCAGAAAATCCCCAAGAGGTCAGTGTCGGTTTTTTTCATGTCCTGAGCGTCGATTACGCCATCAGGGGCAGCGCCTTCAAGGGCCTGAACAACGGCGGTCCGGACTTCGGAATGGATTTCGGCATCGTAAGATGGTTTTAG
- a CDS encoding c-type cytochrome, with protein MRRTALLIIIMLIPLDGFAQEEHHKQQHRHTEYAMIKNPIAKTETSIVQGRKLYEKNCIACHGEAGKGGIGPGLSVPARIHGSTDGEMFHVITDGVAGTAMRGFGKELSDEMRWHLVNYVTSLQKKK; from the coding sequence ATGAGAAGGACCGCACTCCTGATTATTATAATGCTCATTCCTCTTGATGGGTTTGCTCAAGAAGAACACCACAAACAACAGCATAGGCACACGGAATACGCAATGATAAAAAATCCCATTGCAAAGACTGAAACGTCTATCGTCCAGGGCAGAAAGCTCTATGAGAAGAATTGCATAGCCTGTCATGGAGAAGCCGGAAAAGGGGGCATAGGCCCTGGCCTGTCAGTCCCGGCTCGGATTCACGGCAGCACTGACGGCGAGATGTTCCATGTAATTACCGACGGCGTCGCGGGAACAGCCATGAGAGGCTTTGGAAAGGAACTGTCTGACGAGATGCGATGGCATCTCGTTAATTACGTTACAAGTTTGCAAAAAAAGAAATGA
- a CDS encoding heavy metal translocating P-type ATPase translates to MKATDPVCGMIIEEKDAAATFAYQGKTYHFCSTSCKEKFEKDPDAYAGGRAAGTAEQGAVKMTAPRPGERKHAPGSCPTCRKPLLPEDPHAHSAKAEWTCPMHPEIVRDAPGSCPICGMALEPRTISAEEQENPELIDMTRRFKISTVLTIPLVYIAMGGFISAISPEKFIPMEMMKWLELILATPVVLWGGWPFFVRGWKSIITWNPNMFTLIGLGVAIAYIYSLVAALLPDIFPTAFRGAHGEVGTYFEAAAVIVTLVLLGQVLELRARGKTGAAIKALLGLAPKTARRVKSGTEEDVPLDQVHAGDLLRVRPGEKVPVDGSVVEGSSSVDESMITGEPIPVEKHAGDRVVGATVNGTGSLIMKAEKVGSETLLAQIVHMVGEAQRSRAPIQKLADIIAGWFVQIVVSIAVITFIVWAWFGPEPRFVYALVNAVAVLIIACPCALGLATPVSIMVAMGKGAGGGVLFKNAEAIELMRKVDTLVVDKTGTLTLGKPKLNAVVANEGYDEKSILLYAASIERGSEHPLAAAIVAGAEGKGVSPKNAEGFQSKTGKGVVGKVDGHEVALGNRALLDELRIDSGGLSIKAEEMRKDGQTVMFVVVDGKAAGLLGVADPIKETTLEAIKALHDDGIRVVMLTGDNKTTAETVAKKLGIDDVVAEVLPDQKAAAVKRLQSEGRFVAMAGDGINDAPALAQAQVGIAMGTGTDVAMQSAGVTLVKGDLRGILRARLLSRATMKNIKQNLFFAFVYNALGIPIAAGVLYPFFGILLSPIFAAAAMSFSSVSVIGNALRLRRVKI, encoded by the coding sequence ATGAAGGCAACAGACCCTGTCTGCGGAATGATCATTGAAGAAAAGGACGCGGCGGCTACGTTCGCCTACCAGGGAAAGACATATCATTTCTGCTCGACGTCGTGCAAGGAAAAGTTCGAGAAGGACCCTGATGCCTACGCGGGAGGAAGAGCGGCCGGTACCGCGGAACAGGGTGCGGTGAAGATGACCGCGCCGCGTCCCGGCGAGAGGAAGCATGCGCCGGGTTCCTGTCCCACGTGCCGCAAGCCGCTGCTCCCCGAAGATCCGCATGCGCATTCCGCCAAAGCCGAGTGGACCTGTCCCATGCACCCGGAGATCGTGCGCGACGCCCCCGGAAGCTGCCCCATCTGCGGAATGGCGCTCGAACCCCGCACCATTTCCGCAGAAGAGCAGGAAAACCCCGAGCTCATCGACATGACCAGACGATTCAAGATCAGCACTGTTCTTACGATCCCGCTGGTCTATATCGCCATGGGCGGTTTCATCTCCGCGATCTCACCAGAGAAGTTTATTCCCATGGAGATGATGAAATGGCTGGAGCTGATCCTGGCAACCCCTGTTGTGCTCTGGGGCGGCTGGCCGTTCTTCGTGCGCGGGTGGAAGTCGATCATAACCTGGAACCCCAACATGTTCACCCTGATTGGCCTCGGCGTGGCCATCGCATATATCTACAGCCTCGTTGCAGCGCTTCTGCCGGACATATTCCCAACTGCTTTCCGCGGCGCTCATGGAGAAGTGGGGACCTATTTTGAGGCAGCCGCTGTTATCGTGACCCTCGTTCTGCTGGGGCAGGTGCTGGAACTCCGGGCCCGGGGCAAGACGGGAGCTGCTATCAAGGCCCTGCTCGGGCTTGCTCCGAAGACCGCGCGTCGCGTAAAAAGCGGAACGGAGGAGGATGTCCCGCTGGATCAGGTGCATGCCGGAGACCTCCTGCGTGTGCGGCCCGGTGAAAAGGTCCCCGTGGATGGCAGCGTGGTAGAGGGATCAAGCAGCGTGGACGAATCCATGATCACCGGCGAACCGATCCCCGTGGAAAAACATGCAGGCGACCGCGTGGTCGGCGCCACGGTGAACGGGACAGGCTCGCTGATCATGAAGGCCGAGAAAGTGGGCTCGGAGACCCTTTTGGCGCAGATCGTGCACATGGTGGGCGAGGCCCAGCGGAGCCGCGCGCCGATTCAGAAGCTTGCTGACATCATCGCGGGATGGTTCGTCCAGATAGTGGTCTCGATCGCGGTTATAACCTTTATCGTCTGGGCCTGGTTCGGGCCCGAGCCCCGCTTTGTCTATGCTCTCGTGAATGCCGTCGCGGTGCTGATCATCGCCTGCCCCTGCGCCCTGGGGCTCGCGACGCCCGTATCCATCATGGTCGCCATGGGCAAGGGCGCCGGCGGCGGCGTGCTGTTCAAGAACGCCGAAGCCATCGAACTGATGAGAAAAGTGGACACCCTCGTGGTGGACAAGACCGGAACGCTCACCTTGGGAAAGCCGAAATTGAATGCCGTGGTGGCGAATGAGGGATACGACGAGAAGTCGATACTTCTGTACGCCGCGAGTATCGAGCGCGGGAGCGAGCACCCCCTAGCAGCAGCCATCGTGGCCGGAGCTGAGGGAAAAGGCGTCAGCCCGAAGAATGCCGAGGGCTTTCAATCCAAGACCGGAAAAGGCGTCGTCGGCAAGGTTGACGGTCACGAAGTTGCGCTCGGCAATCGTGCGCTTCTCGATGAGTTGCGGATCGATTCCGGCGGATTATCCATAAAAGCCGAGGAGATGCGGAAGGACGGCCAGACCGTGATGTTCGTTGTCGTGGACGGAAAAGCGGCGGGGCTGCTGGGCGTGGCTGATCCGATAAAGGAAACAACGCTCGAAGCAATTAAAGCTCTTCATGACGACGGCATCCGTGTCGTGATGCTCACGGGTGACAACAAGACCACTGCCGAGACAGTGGCGAAGAAACTGGGCATAGACGACGTGGTCGCGGAAGTCCTTCCGGACCAAAAGGCCGCAGCCGTGAAGCGTCTTCAGAGCGAAGGCCGTTTCGTTGCCATGGCAGGCGACGGCATCAACGATGCTCCTGCCCTTGCCCAGGCCCAGGTCGGCATTGCCATGGGGACCGGCACCGACGTGGCCATGCAGAGCGCAGGAGTGACGCTGGTGAAAGGCGATCTCAGAGGCATTCTCCGTGCGCGGCTCTTGAGCAGGGCCACGATGAAGAACATCAAGCAGAACCTTTTCTTTGCCTTCGTGTACAATGCCCTCGGCATTCCCATCGCCGCAGGCGTGTTGTACCCGTTCTTCGGCATTCTGCTCAGTCCTATTTTTGCCGCAGCCGCGATGAGTTTTAGCTCCGTGTCGGTGATAGGAAACGCACTGAGGCTGAGGAGGGTGAAGATATGA
- a CDS encoding DUF1566 domain-containing protein: MSAYLQTGQITCHDATGRMIDCIGIGSGQDADFRSGLSWPAPRFEVQDDAVLDQLTGLVWTRNANIAEFPLTWQEALDHIARMNRDKVYGSADWRLPNRRELRSLMSHQTRQPALPEGHPFVNVFSGWYWTSTTAAINTAYAWYIHMEGARMFYGRKEQFFLLWPVRGMGDIILPATGQTRCYDAKGQLISCAGSGQDGEFRSGVRWPEPRFEEAGSMVVDRLTNLCWLSSADLFGRPSTWEEALKAVADLNQQQGKAYSWRLPNINELESLVDCSVHSPALPYGHPFRDVREGYWSSTTSMFEPDWAWALYLTKGAVGVGQKKGAHFSVWAVCDLPSEE, encoded by the coding sequence ATGAGCGCTTATCTTCAGACAGGGCAGATCACCTGCCACGATGCGACGGGCCGAATGATCGATTGCATTGGAATTGGAAGCGGACAGGACGCGGACTTCAGAAGCGGCCTGTCCTGGCCTGCGCCGCGATTCGAGGTCCAGGACGATGCGGTTCTCGATCAACTTACGGGGCTCGTTTGGACAAGAAACGCTAATATTGCTGAATTCCCTCTGACCTGGCAGGAAGCCCTTGATCACATCGCAAGGATGAATCGTGACAAGGTATATGGTTCTGCGGACTGGCGTCTTCCCAACCGTCGTGAACTCCGAAGCCTCATGAGCCATCAGACCAGGCAACCCGCTTTGCCGGAGGGGCATCCCTTTGTCAACGTATTCAGCGGATGGTACTGGACGTCCACGACCGCGGCGATCAACACTGCCTATGCGTGGTATATCCATATGGAGGGCGCGCGAATGTTTTATGGCCGGAAGGAGCAGTTCTTCCTGCTCTGGCCTGTTCGAGGAATGGGGGACATCATTCTCCCTGCTACCGGCCAAACCCGGTGTTACGACGCAAAGGGACAACTTATCTCCTGCGCAGGATCGGGACAGGACGGCGAATTCCGATCAGGGGTGCGATGGCCCGAACCCCGCTTTGAGGAGGCAGGGAGCATGGTCGTAGACCGGCTCACGAACCTCTGCTGGCTCTCATCAGCCGACCTCTTCGGAAGGCCGTCGACATGGGAGGAAGCGCTCAAAGCAGTGGCAGATCTCAACCAACAGCAAGGAAAGGCCTATTCATGGCGCCTGCCGAACATCAATGAACTGGAATCGCTCGTGGATTGCAGCGTGCACAGCCCGGCGCTTCCTTATGGACATCCCTTCAGGGATGTCAGGGAAGGATACTGGTCTTCAACGACGAGCATGTTCGAACCCGACTGGGCGTGGGCGCTCTATCTCACCAAAGGCGCGGTCGGCGTTGGACAGAAAAAGGGTGCGCATTTCTCCGTGTGGGCGGTGTGCGATCTGCCTTCGGAGGAATGA